A region of Cyanobium sp. ATX 6F1 DNA encodes the following proteins:
- a CDS encoding alpha-ketoglutarate-dependent dioxygenase AlkB family protein yields the protein MVGLPQRPQRTCAEGLALRFWPGWLDGGPPGADRLLFQLLAEVPWRQEAISLFGRSHPLPRLTCWVADPGCHYTYSGLLNQPEPWSPPLEAVREQLGALLGCRFNSLLLNRYRHGGERMGWHADDEPELEASAPIASLSLGATRSFRLKPKRPERLAHAPISQELGHGDLLVMDPPTQRHWLHALPARLKIKEERINLTFRVVSG from the coding sequence TTGGTCGGCTTACCCCAGCGACCCCAGCGGACCTGCGCCGAGGGGCTGGCCCTGCGCTTCTGGCCCGGCTGGCTCGATGGTGGCCCCCCGGGCGCCGATCGACTGCTGTTCCAGCTGCTCGCGGAGGTGCCCTGGCGCCAGGAGGCGATCAGCCTGTTTGGCCGCAGCCATCCCCTGCCCCGCCTCACCTGCTGGGTGGCCGATCCCGGTTGCCACTACACCTACAGCGGCCTGCTCAATCAGCCCGAGCCCTGGAGTCCGCCCTTGGAGGCCGTGCGAGAGCAGCTCGGGGCGCTGCTGGGCTGCCGCTTCAATTCCCTGCTGCTCAACCGCTACCGCCATGGGGGCGAGCGCATGGGCTGGCACGCCGACGATGAGCCGGAGCTGGAGGCCAGCGCGCCGATCGCCTCGCTGAGCCTGGGGGCTACGCGCAGCTTCCGGCTCAAGCCGAAACGCCCCGAACGATTAGCCCACGCCCCGATCAGCCAGGAACTGGGCCATGGCGATCTGCTGGTGATGGATCCCCCCACCCAGCGCCACTGGCTGCACGCCCTGCCGGCCCGCCTGAAGATCAAGGAGGAGCGGATCAATCTCACCTTTCGGGTGGTGAGCGGTTGA